Sequence from the Pirellulales bacterium genome:
GCGTACCGATCCGACGCGGCTGCGGCAGATTCTGGTGCAGTTGATGGGCAATGCGCTGAAATTCACCGACGCGGGCTCGGTACGGATCGTCGTGCGACTGGTGCGCGACGCGCAGGCGCGGCTGGAGTTCGACGTGGTCGACACGGGCATCGGGATGACGGCCACGCAACAGCATCGGTTGTTCCAGCTATTCTCGCAGGTCGATACATCGACGACCCGCCGGTTTGGCGGCGCCGGCTTGGGCCTGATCATCAGCAAGCGGCTGGCCCAAATGCTCGGCGGCGACGTGATGCTTGTCTCGTCCGAGCCGGGCGTGGGCACGCGGTTTCGGTTGAGCCTGGCGACCGGGGATCTGAGCGGCGTGGCCTCGATCGCGCCCACGCCTGGCCCAACGCGACAGGTCGCTTCGATCGCGGCGTCGCTGACCATTGCCAGCGACGCGCTGGCAGGCTGCCGGATTCTGGTGGCCGAGGATGGGCTCGATAATCAGCGGCTGATCGCTCACCTGTTGAAGAAGGCCGGCGCCGTCGTCACGGTGTGCGACAACGGGCAACTGGCGCTGGATGCAGCCCTGGCGGCCCGTGCCGCCGGCGAGCCGTTCCACGTGCTGCTGATGGATATGCAAATGCCGGTGCTCGACGGTTATGGCGCCGTCGCGCAATTGCGCGCCCAAGACTATGCGGGGGCCATCATTGCGCTCACGGCACACGCCGCCAGCGGAGAGCTGGAAAGGTGCCTGGCCGCGGGCTGCGACGACTACGACACCAAACCGATCGATCGTCCACGGCTGATCGGCAAGATTGCCGCCGCGTACCGCGCGGCGCCGGCCGCGCTGAGCAATTGCTGAATCGTCGCTGAGTGCGGGGCGTCTCGATTTGCGCCCGGCCATCTCACCGGACGGGTTTCCGTTACGGCTGTGCACCGGGCGACGCGCCATCCGGCGATTTGGACGCCGACGTTTTTGCATGCTCGATTCGGCCGAACAGGTGCCCGCCGTGGTCCTTGCCGTTCCAAGTGCCGGCATAATGATCCTCGTAGAACAGCACCCGCGCCGTGAACGTGCCGAGGCCGGGCACGAGGATGTTCGTCAGCGTAATCACGGGCGTATCGCCGGCCCAGCGCACTTCGAGCGGCATCTTGAAGACCTGGTCCTTGCCTTCGTACTGGATGCGGGCCTCGAAGACGAAGAAGTTGCCCTTCCCCTTGGTGACCTTGTCGATCTGGTAACGGTCTTCCTTGAGCGTGCCATCGCCTTCGCCGGTGACGGTAAACGAACCGACGAGCGTGACGCCGGTCAGCGACTCGCAGAATTTCCGCTCGAGGGCGTCACGCTCGGCGGTCGCATCGGCCGACTGGGGTTCCGGATCGTCGGCCCTGCCCTGTAAGGCTGCGGTCGCGCCCAGCACTGCCCAGACGATCGCGCCCAACCACAAGCTTCGAAGGTTCATCGAAATTCTCCATGCAGTGTGGCGCGGCCTTGCGCTCGAGGGATCAAAAGCTGTTCAGATACTCGATCGCCGCGGTGGCCTCGGTGACGGGGTCGTCGGCACCCGGCCGTCCCACGGTAAAGTATCCCCGGTAGTCGCGTTCTTCCAAGGCGCCGAGCAAGGCGGCGTAGTCGACGCTGCCCCGGCCAAGCGGTACGTCGAGGCCCCGCCCTCGCGCCAAATCGCGGACCCCGTCGGTCGCGTGCACGTGCCGAATTGCCGGGCCTACGGCTGCCAGCACCTCGAGCGGCGAGAAGCCATTGACCAAGATGCTGCCCGGGTCGAAATCGACGGCCAAGGCCCCCTCAGGCAGGGCATCCAACAGTCGCGCAAGCGCGGGCCCGTCTTCGCCGCCGGTTTCGGCAGCCAAGAGAGCCCCGGCGCGGGCCGAATATTCCACCAGCTCGGCGAGCACTCCGCGCATCAGGTCCCAGGCGGGGCCCTGCGGCTGCTCCGGAATGTGGCCGACGCGGTTGACGACCAGCGGAGCGCCGACCTGGTGGGCGAAACGCAACGCCTGGCGGGTCGCCTCGACGCGGCGGTCGAGCTCGTCGGCCAGGTCGTAGCCGCGCCGCGTCCGAAAACGCACGGCGGCCACGCGCAGCCCATGGTCTTCGAGCAATTTGCGCAACTGGCGCACGCCGGTTTGCGACATGTCTTGCAACCGGACGTCGCTCCGGGCATCCAGCTCGATGGCGCCGACCCCGAGCCGCGCCGCCGAAATCAGGGCCTCGCGTAACGGTTGGCGAAACGAGGCCAGGCGAACTCCGAGCTTGAGGGCAGGCACGATGGCAGACTTTCGGGGTGGTAGCGGATGCAGCGACGGCGTATCGAGCCGCATACCGACGGCGGCCGATAGCAAAGGGGAGGTAGTCGCGCCGGTCGCGGCTGCGTTGGTCAGGGTGCCCGACGGCTAACGGCACGTTTCCATGACACGTCTCGCGTCCACCCTGGCGATGCTGTTGATTCTACCGGCCTGCGGTGCCGCGCCCATTGACCAGCGGTTCCCCGACGCCGTGCCGATCCTGACGGCCGAATTCGAAAGCACTTCCGACCACGATTTTGACGGCTGGCCCGACGGCTGGACGCGTCAGCGCGGGCCCGGCTATCCCGCGTATATGGAGGTGCGGATCCAGCCGACGGACGGCGCCAGCGGCGAATCGGCGTTGCACGTGGCCTGCAACGGCGGCGCGGCCGCAGCGTTCAGCCCTCCGGTGCCGATCACTCCGCGGTTCGCCTACGTCTTCGAGGGCAGCCTCCGCACTGAGGGTCTTTCGCAGAATTCGGCCCGCTGGGGCATCGTGTTTCTCAACGAGCAAAAGCGCCCGATCGAGGAACATTTCTGTCTGCCGCTGCGCGGCACGACGCCCTGGACGAAAATTCGCATCGGCCCGATTCAGCCGCGCCGCGCCGGCGTAAGGTATGCGGTCATCGTCGCGCGGGTTGGTGTCGGCGCGGCGCCAGATTTGACGGGCGAGGTCTGGTTCGATGACGCCTGGCTGGCCCGAACGCCGCGCCTGAGCGTCAAGACCAGCACGCCGCACGGCTTTTACACCGATGCGGCCGATGTAGCGATCGCGGGCGAGTTGTCGGGCGTCGAATCGCACACGGTCACCGTGCGCTCGCAGTTGCTCGACGTGACCGGCGCGCAGCTCGAGCAACATGAACAGCAATTGACGCTCACCGAAGTGGCGCCGGTCACGGCGACGGGCGATCCTAACCCCGCCAATCCGTTGTTGACGTCGAAAGAGTTTGCCGGAGCCTTTGCCTGGAAACCGCATGTGCAAGGGGTCGGTTTCTACCGCATTCGTGTGTCGATCATCGGCCGGGCCGGCACTCTGCACCAACAGGACATGCCGGTGCTCGTCGTGCCTGACGACGACGCGACCGCGGGGCTCGAGTTTGGCTGGAGCCTGCCGCGGGGGGACGACCCGATCCCGCTGGCTGATCTGCCGCGCTTGTTCCTGCGCTCGGGTGTGCAGCGCGTGAAGTTTCCCGTTTGGTTCTCCGAAGAGGACGGCGAACGTGCGCAAGGTCTGGCAAATTTCGCCGAGCGACTAAGCAATCGGCAAATCGAGTTGATCGGCCTGCTGAACGACCCGCCGGCAGCCGTGCGCAAGTCGTTTCAAGGGGAAGGCGAACTGCTGGCGATCGACGTCTTCAGCCGGCCGCCCGACCTGTGGTATCCCTCGCTCGAGCCGGTGTTGACCCGGCTCTCGTTGAGCGTGCGGTACTGGCAACTAGGCGACGATCGCGACACGAGCCTGGTCGGTGCGCCGAATCTCACGGCGCGCGTCGGCGAAGTCAAACGCCAGCTCGATCACGTCGGCCAGGATCTGCATCTCGGCTTCGGCTGGGATTGGCAGCACGAGCTGCCGGTACCTCACAAACCGATGAACGCCGCGTCGTCGGCGTTGCCTCGACATTTGCCGTGGCGATACGTGTCGCTGGCCAGCAGCCCTTCGCTCACGCCCGAGGAACTGGCGTCCTACCTGCGCGATCTGAACCGCACGCGCGGCGAGCGGTGGGTCAGCATCCGCCCGCTCGAGCGCAGCCGGTACGACCTGCCGACCCGGGTCAACGACCTGGTGCAGCAGATGGTCACGGCCAAGAGCTTCGGCGTCGAAGGCATCTTTCTCGATGATCCGTTTGATGACGAGTGCGGGCTACTCGACTCCCAGGGTCGGCCGACCGAATTGTTGCTGGCCTGGCGGACGACCGCGCTGGCCCTGGCGCAGGCGCGCTATCTGGGGCGCATCGATTTGCCCGAGGGGAGTGCCAACGCAATTTTCGAGCGCGGGGGCAAGGGCCTGATCTTTCTCTCGGCCGGTCGGCCGGTGCGCGAGTTGCTCCGCTGGGGGCCCGAGGCGCGGCTGCTCAACGCCTGGGGGCAGACTCAAGAACTGCCACGCGAGGACGGCAAGCAAGCGGCCGAAATTGGTGCGTGGCCCGTGTTCGTCGAAGGCGCCGATTTGCCGCTCTTGGCCTGGCGGTCGGGCGTGCGGCTCAGCCCCGAGCGCGTGCCAAGCGTGCTCGGCACGCCGCACGAATTGACCCTGACCGTGCGCAACACGTTCAATCAGGAAGTCAGCGGCACCGCCCAGCTCGTCGGGCCCGAAAGTTGGCGGTTGGACAGCTTTCCGATCGACTTCAGCATTCCGCCCGGCAAGGAAATCACCCTGCCGATCGAGATCAATCTGCCTGTCGACGCGGGCATGGGGTCGCATGTCATGCGGGTCGACTTTGAGCTGAACGCCGACGACGCCTATCACTTCTCGGCATATCCCCGGCTGGAAGTCGGCGCAGGCGACGTGAACCTGGAAGTCAGCACGCGGCTCAACGACCATGGACAGCTCGAAATCGAACAACGGCTGACCAATTTGACCGACGACGAGGTCACGTTCAAATGTTACCTGTCGGCCCCCGAACGCCGCCGCATGAGGCGCCAGATTGTCGAGCACCGGCGCGGGACCGACGTACAGAGCTATCTACTCAAAGACGGCCGACAACTCCTGGGCAAAACGCTGTACTTGCGGGCCGAAGAAGTCGGCGGCTCCCGAACTCTCAATCTGCCGTTCGTCGCCGAGCCCTAAGCTCGATTGCCGCGCACCCAAGGTGGTTCGCTCGATGACTCGAATTGCCGATATCGCGAGTTTTCTCGAAGGCTTCGCGCCGCCGCATCTCGCCGCCGACTGGGACAACGTCGGGCTGCTCTTGGGAGATGCGGCCGGCAAGGTCGAGCGTGTGATGACGTGCCTGACCATCACCGGCGAGTCGGCTGCCGAGGCGCTGGCCGACAGGGCTCAATTGATCGTCGCGCATCACCCCCTGCCCTTTCGTCCCTTGCGGCGCATCACCACCGATTCGGTCGAAGGCCGGCTGCTCTGGGAGCTGGCCCGCGGCGGCGTAGCGATCTACAGTCCGCACACCGCGTTCGACTCGGCGGCCCGGGGCATCAACCAGCAGCTTGGCGAGCTGCTGGAACTGGACGAGCTGGCGCCGCTGGCGGTCGGCGGCGACGGTCTCGGTACCGGTCGCCAAGGGAGGCCGCGGGCACCGGCAACACTGGGGCAACTGGCCGATCGCCTGAAGCAGAAACTTCAGGTGTCCGGCGTGCATCTCAGGGGTGCGCCGGCGACGCCGGTGACGCGTGTCGGGATCGCCTGCGGCAGCGCGGGCGATCTCTTGGGCGCCGTGCAAGCTGCCGGTTGCGACTGTTTCGTCACCGGCGAGCTGCGGTTCCACGACCTGTTGGCGCTCGAAGCGGCCGGCCAGACATCCGTCCTGCTGGGCCACTATGCCAGCGAGCGCTGTGGGGTCGAAGCCCTGGCCAGCGAGTTGCAGCGCGCGTTTCCTGCGTTGCAAGTTTGGGCCAGCCGCAAGGAGCGCGATCCACTGCTTTGGTACTAGCCGGCGTTCGTTGACTCGTCGGGGGGGGCATCTAGAATGAACCACCGCCGTGCCACGGACGTACGCAACACGATTGCCTGAATTCTTGGGCCCGCAGGGGGGGACGGCCGTATGTCCACACGCTTTCTCACGGCATTGCCGGTCTTCAACGAGGCGGCACACGTCGACCGCGTGCTCGACGAGGTCCGCCGTTACAGCGAGCATGTGCTCGTCGTTGACGATGGCTCGACCGACGGCACGGCCGTCTTGCTCGAGCGGCGCCGCGATGTACAGGTCGTGGCCCATCCGCAGAACCGTGGCTATGGCGCCGCACTGAAGACGGCCTTCGCCTACGCGATCGATCATCGCTACGAGTATCTTGTGACCATCGACTGCGACGGGCAGCACGAGCCGCAAAGAATTCCGCGGTTTGTGCAGGCTTGCCAGCAGGCCGACATCGTATCGGGCAGCCGCTATCTACGGCATTATGCCCACGACAGCGCGCCGCCGGCCGATCGCCGCCGCATCAATCAGCAAGTCACGGCCGAGTTGAATCGCAGGTTGTGCCTGCGGCTGACCGACGCCTTCTGCGGCTTCAAGGCCTATCGCGTCGAGGCGCTCAAGAGTCTTGAGTTGACCGAGCCCGGTTATGCGATGCCGCTGGAGCTGTGGGTGCAGGCTGCGTTCCATGGACTGCGCGTGATCGAGCTGCCGGTGCCGCTGATCTATCTCGACGAGAAGCGGTCGTTCGGCGGCGCGCTCGACAATGCGATGACGCGGCTGGAGTATTATCACCTCGTGCTCGATCGCAGCATGGCTGCGGTGGCGCATTTCGATGGCCGGCTGTGGGGTGGCACGCTCTGCGGCGAGTTGGCCGGATGAGCTTGGGTGGCGGCAGTCACGCGTTCGGCGACTCGGCTCGTTCGGTTCGTGAGTTGCGCACGCCTGCCGGTCACGGCTCGGTCTTGATCGATCCTCCCGCGCACCGTGCGGCCGAAGTGCTGGCCATCAATCGGCAGCGCCTGAACGTCTCGGTTCGCGTAGCCGGTCAGCCGCTCGCGGACCTGCGGTGTCAGGCCCGGGCCGAATTGCTGGCCGCCGCCGCGACCGCCACCCGAGCCTACTCC
This genomic interval carries:
- a CDS encoding response regulator, with the translated sequence MSPDRQQNDAAAELSRQLGEVAHQLMQAVDGDCVGTIDVTSVDPPFQLLQTQAYRLIDVTRQALAALQHRNAELESARREVAHHTATARAALAQAEAGNRAKSEFLANMSHEIRTPMTAILGYANLLLEEDDVDAAPPHRVHAFRMIQDNGQHLLQIINDLLDLSKIESGTLGVETRPCSVTEIIADVLAQLDHRAQGKNIALRVEYESEVPVSLRTDPTRLRQILVQLMGNALKFTDAGSVRIVVRLVRDAQARLEFDVVDTGIGMTATQQHRLFQLFSQVDTSTTRRFGGAGLGLIISKRLAQMLGGDVMLVSSEPGVGTRFRLSLATGDLSGVASIAPTPGPTRQVASIAASLTIASDALAGCRILVAEDGLDNQRLIAHLLKKAGAVVTVCDNGQLALDAALAARAAGEPFHVLLMDMQMPVLDGYGAVAQLRAQDYAGAIIALTAHAASGELERCLAAGCDDYDTKPIDRPRLIGKIAAAYRAAPAALSNC
- a CDS encoding sugar phosphate isomerase/epimerase; this encodes MPALKLGVRLASFRQPLREALISAARLGVGAIELDARSDVRLQDMSQTGVRQLRKLLEDHGLRVAAVRFRTRRGYDLADELDRRVEATRQALRFAHQVGAPLVVNRVGHIPEQPQGPAWDLMRGVLAELVEYSARAGALLAAETGGEDGPALARLLDALPEGALAVDFDPGSILVNGFSPLEVLAAVGPAIRHVHATDGVRDLARGRGLDVPLGRGSVDYAALLGALEERDYRGYFTVGRPGADDPVTEATAAIEYLNSF
- a CDS encoding Nif3-like dinuclear metal center hexameric protein, whose product is MTRIADIASFLEGFAPPHLAADWDNVGLLLGDAAGKVERVMTCLTITGESAAEALADRAQLIVAHHPLPFRPLRRITTDSVEGRLLWELARGGVAIYSPHTAFDSAARGINQQLGELLELDELAPLAVGGDGLGTGRQGRPRAPATLGQLADRLKQKLQVSGVHLRGAPATPVTRVGIACGSAGDLLGAVQAAGCDCFVTGELRFHDLLALEAAGQTSVLLGHYASERCGVEALASELQRAFPALQVWASRKERDPLLWY
- a CDS encoding glycosyltransferase family 2 protein, which gives rise to MSTRFLTALPVFNEAAHVDRVLDEVRRYSEHVLVVDDGSTDGTAVLLERRRDVQVVAHPQNRGYGAALKTAFAYAIDHRYEYLVTIDCDGQHEPQRIPRFVQACQQADIVSGSRYLRHYAHDSAPPADRRRINQQVTAELNRRLCLRLTDAFCGFKAYRVEALKSLELTEPGYAMPLELWVQAAFHGLRVIELPVPLIYLDEKRSFGGALDNAMTRLEYYHLVLDRSMAAVAHFDGRLWGGTLCGELAG